A single window of Polyangiaceae bacterium DNA harbors:
- a CDS encoding AAA family ATPase, with translation MHRPDANRIALRAIRTVLDAAAPTTITVEGVPVEVQVERLPSARWPARGLEGLDESADGPLPGAVRARCTWPGGSTELLLSVAWWPRGSSYRDLTGIRTTVAATGQEIGWITVALRIRGHADGETAQITAAFAPFKRGGENADEVMTRIAYPLQAAVERAKLPRTSPWYVEAFSVQLPSGNVEPSAGEGFKRLVHLALLKLPFFVRGDQGGVVGKPPFDIEKVAIKNSTTQGTNGLSHTPVKSIPSPASPRKDGIWPLPGGVRQYKRTLEALLEELQAGPISEIALHAIFTNRYEVTGSTARSGYINLLLYLGFLQFRDEQFALTADGETYLVSRQSKELFNRLHSVYTGVLDLLVIIKALRRAGTAALRDLLPALIGKDWKTANQVAFRRNWLLSLGATDRHDDGDELTDFGRELLADHADEVMTIQARLDEILAERGLSPTIQESEGNEDDGDVIGDDPLLNNVATKPDQHTAIAPSAWDDTKLDLTPEGCASFTQHLELPDGVMAQACAALSAGKHILFVGPPGTGKTEMAKALAKAAASDGYCAGSFMATASADWTTFDTVGGYALQKDNTLAFRPGVFLRAIERYQWLVIDELNRADVDRAFGELMTVLSGHAIDTALQREDGSVVSIGPDKTHTYRVPPTFRVLATMNTWDKTSLFRLSYAVQRRFAIIHIDAPSDEIYARLLQNHARREGMSPPLPEEAVGPMTRLFSESGLFAHRPIGPAIALDMIHYMRRRQASGDGCAEAMAMYLLPQLEGLPQEPAIKALRILLATLSGWTSTEAIQRLRRRYEELFPHFRFGAS, from the coding sequence GTGCACCGACCTGATGCAAACCGTATCGCGCTGCGCGCCATAAGGACGGTGCTCGACGCCGCAGCGCCGACGACCATCACGGTCGAGGGCGTGCCCGTCGAGGTGCAAGTCGAACGATTGCCCTCGGCACGCTGGCCAGCTCGCGGACTCGAGGGGCTCGACGAAAGTGCCGACGGTCCATTGCCAGGTGCTGTACGCGCGCGTTGCACCTGGCCAGGTGGAAGCACAGAACTGCTTTTGAGTGTCGCCTGGTGGCCAAGAGGAAGCAGTTACCGCGATCTGACGGGCATCCGCACGACGGTTGCTGCGACGGGACAAGAAATCGGGTGGATCACCGTGGCCCTACGTATTCGCGGGCATGCCGACGGCGAAACCGCTCAAATCACGGCAGCCTTTGCGCCATTCAAGCGCGGAGGCGAAAACGCCGACGAAGTCATGACGCGTATTGCGTATCCGCTTCAAGCTGCGGTAGAACGGGCGAAATTGCCTCGAACATCGCCCTGGTATGTCGAAGCATTCTCTGTCCAGTTGCCGAGTGGTAATGTTGAACCATCTGCGGGAGAAGGATTCAAGCGGCTCGTACATCTCGCGCTGCTGAAATTGCCATTCTTCGTTCGAGGTGATCAAGGAGGCGTCGTCGGAAAGCCGCCATTCGATATCGAGAAAGTGGCGATCAAAAACTCGACGACTCAGGGGACGAACGGCTTATCCCATACGCCAGTAAAATCGATTCCGTCGCCCGCAAGCCCGCGCAAGGACGGCATTTGGCCGCTGCCGGGTGGAGTACGTCAATATAAACGCACGCTCGAGGCCTTGCTTGAAGAATTGCAAGCCGGGCCCATTTCGGAGATTGCTCTGCATGCAATTTTCACGAATCGGTACGAGGTCACGGGATCGACAGCGCGCAGCGGATACATCAACCTGCTCCTGTATCTCGGCTTTTTACAATTCCGCGATGAGCAGTTTGCACTCACTGCGGACGGTGAAACGTACCTCGTGTCGCGGCAATCCAAGGAGCTCTTCAACCGGCTTCATTCGGTATATACGGGAGTGCTCGACCTTCTCGTCATCATCAAAGCACTTCGACGCGCAGGAACCGCTGCACTTCGCGACTTGCTTCCGGCACTGATTGGCAAGGATTGGAAAACGGCGAACCAGGTTGCGTTTCGTCGAAATTGGCTGCTGTCGCTGGGCGCAACGGACAGACATGACGACGGTGACGAATTGACTGATTTCGGCCGAGAACTGCTCGCCGACCATGCTGATGAAGTTATGACGATTCAAGCGCGGCTCGATGAAATCCTCGCCGAGCGGGGTTTATCGCCTACGATCCAGGAGTCGGAGGGCAATGAGGACGATGGCGATGTGATTGGTGACGATCCGCTGTTGAATAATGTCGCGACGAAACCGGATCAACATACCGCCATTGCACCCTCTGCGTGGGATGACACGAAACTCGACTTGACGCCCGAAGGATGCGCATCGTTCACACAACATCTCGAACTTCCCGATGGTGTCATGGCGCAAGCGTGCGCGGCGCTATCGGCGGGCAAGCACATTCTTTTCGTTGGACCGCCAGGTACGGGAAAAACAGAAATGGCAAAGGCGCTTGCCAAGGCTGCGGCAAGCGATGGTTATTGCGCGGGCTCATTCATGGCGACGGCTTCCGCCGATTGGACGACATTCGATACCGTGGGTGGATATGCCTTGCAGAAGGACAATACGCTCGCTTTCCGGCCCGGCGTTTTTCTTCGGGCGATTGAACGATATCAATGGCTCGTGATCGACGAATTGAACCGAGCCGATGTCGATCGAGCATTCGGCGAATTGATGACCGTACTCTCCGGACATGCCATCGACACGGCATTGCAGCGCGAGGACGGATCCGTCGTATCGATTGGACCCGACAAGACCCATACGTATCGCGTGCCGCCCACATTCCGTGTCCTTGCGACGATGAATACGTGGGACAAGACGTCGCTATTTCGGCTATCCTACGCAGTGCAGCGACGTTTCGCAATCATTCATATCGACGCTCCGAGTGATGAGATCTACGCGCGCCTGCTCCAAAACCATGCGCGCCGAGAAGGCATGAGTCCGCCGCTGCCCGAGGAGGCGGTCGGGCCCATGACTCGGTTATTCAGCGAAAGCGGACTGTTTGCCCATCGCCCGATTGGCCCAGCCATTGCGCTCGACATGATTCATTACATGCGTCGGCGGCAAGCTTCGGGGGATGGTTGTGCGGAAGCCATGGCAATGTATCTGTTACCGCAGCTCGAGGGGTTGCCACAAGAGCCCGCAATCAAGGCCCTTCGCATCTTGCTCGCGACCTTGTCAGGGTGGACGTCGACAGAGGCCATTCAACGATTACGACGACGTTACGAGGAACTCTTTCCGCATTTCCGTTTTGGTGCAT